GGGCGACAAAGTCGGCCCGCACGACAAGGTGACGGTCAAGGGCGACCCGATCAAGCTGAAGTGGGCCGACCGCCTGCCGCGCGTGATCATGTACCATAAAGAAGAGGGCGAGATCGTCACCCGCGACGATCCGGAAGGCCGCGTCACCGTGTTCGACCGTCTGCCGCAAGCCAAATCCAGCCGCTGGGTGGCGATTGGCCGTCTGGACGTCAACACTTCCGGCTTGCTGCTGATCACCACCAGCGGCGAACTGGCCAACCGCATGATGCACCCGAGCTTCGAAGTGGAGCGCGAGTATTCGGTGCGCGTGCTGGGCGAATTGACCCCGGAAATCATGAAGGAGATGACCAAGGGCGTGGAACTGGAGGACGGCGAAGCGCGCTTCGACCGCATCTTCCAGACCGGCAGCCAGGAAGAGTCCGCCAATCAGTGGTTCAACGTGGTGATCAAGGAAGGCCGCAACCGCGAAGTGCGCCGCATGTTCGAGCATTTCGGCCTGACCGTCAGCCGCCTGATGCGCGTGCGCTTCGGCAATATCGGCCTGCCTCCGCGCCTGAAGCGCGGCCAGTTCTATGAGCTCAACGCCGCCGAAGTGGCCGCCGTGATGAAGTGGTCGAATCTGACCGTTACCGGCGGCAAGCCGGTCAAGCCGGTCCGCCGCGGCTCGCCGCGCAAGCCCAAGGCCGCGCCGCGCCAAGAGTAAGCGATGGGGCTCATCCTGAGCGATGAGCCTAGGCTGAAGGTTCGGGCGATCGCCATAGGCGGTTGCCCGTTTTGCTTTTCAGGTCGCGGGGACGACATGGAAGATTTCATGAGCATGGCGGAAGGCGAATGGCTGCCGCCGCAGGAGCGCAAAATGCGCGCCGCTATCATCATCATCGAAGGCGGCCGGCTGCTGTTGATGCGCCGGGTCAAGCCCGACAAGGATTATTACGCCTTGCCTGGCGGCAATATCAAAAAGAACGAGACGCCGGCGATGGCCTGCGTGCGCGAGACCCGCGAGGAAACCGGCTTGAATGTGTGGTTGGGCGGCGAGGTGTGCGTGCTGGAAGGCAATAAGCGCACCGAGCATGTTTTCCTGGCGCGGGAGCACCGCGGCATGTTGCGCCTGGGCGGGCCGGAGCTGGCCAAATTGTCGGCGGACAATCATTACGAGCTGGTGTGGCTGGACGCGGCGGCGCTGCGACAGGTCAGGCTGCGCCCCAAGGCGCTGCTGCCATATTGCCTGGCCTTGCTGGAAGGCGATGGCGCGCCTTTGCTTCAGGCATAATACCAACAGCTTTCAATCGGATTAGATGGAACGAGCATGAGCAAGGCGTTTACCCGAGAAGACGAAGAGCAGGACGACGATCTCCCCGCTGAGCGCCGCCTGCCGGCGTCGACCAAGAATTACATCACGCCGGGCGGCTGGCAGCGCTTGAAGGATGAGTTGTATCACCTGGTCAACCGCGAACGGCCGGAGATCGTGCAAGTGGTCAACTGGGCGGCCAGCAATGGCGACCGTTCGGAAAACGGCGATTATCTGTATGGCAAGCGGCGCTTGCGCGAAATCGACCGCCGCATCCAGTTTTTGACCAAGCGGCTGGAAATCGCCGAGGTGGTGGATCCGGAGGCGCGCGAGGCGACCGACCAGATTTTCTTTTCGGCCAGCGTGCTGATTCAGCGCGGCGACGGCAACGAGCAAAGGCTGACGATAGTCGGCGTCGATGAGATCGACCTGCCGCGCGGGCGGATCAGCTGGATTTCTCCCATCGCCCGAGCCTTGCTGAAAGCCAGGGAGGGGGACTCGGTGTTGTTCCGCGGCCCGGATGGCGACGAGGACATCGAGGTGCTGGAAGTGCGCTACTGCAAGATTGATTGAGTCGGATGGAATGCTAAAAAGCCCGGATCGCAGGATCCGGGCTTTTTCATGAGCGTATTCTAGGGGAGAGCGTTTTCCGCCAAGCGGCCGTTGATCAGGAACCAGTCGCGGGTGGCCTTGTCTCCGCCGTCGCCGAAGGCGATCTGCAGCAGGCGCTGCTGCTCGTGATGCAGGCTGTCTTCCAGTCTGGAGCCTTCTTCGCTGAGGCTAAGTTGCTTGACGCGCTTGTCGTGCGGCGCGGCTTGGCTGCACACCAGGCCCATTTCCATCAACTGGCGCAGGGGAATGTTGATGGCTTGCTTGGTGACGCCGAGGAAGGACAGCAAGTCCTTGACCGACAATTTGGGATAGCGCGCGACAAAAAACAGGATGCGATGGTGCACCCTGGCCAAGCCTCTTTTGGCCAGAATCTCATCCGGCTTGGCGGTCAGCGCTTTGTAGGCGTAAAAGAAGATCTCAATGGCGGCGCGAGTGTCCAGAATGGCCTCGGTCTCCGGTCGGTCGATAGTCTGGTTCATATTGTGTCCTGGTTAGGGGCAGGGCGCCTATTTTGGCGCTAGGTTTTTTTGCGTTTTCGCGTGTATTGTCCGGCATGGCGTATGGGTTCGCCATTTTGCCGGCGCATCGATTCAGTATGCTTTTCGACTTGAAGTAGATCAATGATATTTGATCATTTCCTGTCCATTGGCAGGGGAACTACTGAGGGTGCATTGCGACTTTGCCAGCACGGCTTTGCGTAGTTTGCCATGATGGCTGCACAAACGCGTTCGCATCAGCAAAAATGATAGCCGATTGCGTGAGTCGGGAAGATGGAGCGCGCTTAATTGTTGCGGACGACGACATTCACGCTGGAGAGCGGATAGCCTATCTCTCCTACTGCGATCGATGTCCAGATATTGCCTTTGTGCGCCACCAGATAGCGGTCGGAGTCGTTGTAGATGATGAACCGGCTGTTCTGCGCCGTTTCCCAGAGCGATGTGCTGTTGGCGCAGGGTTTGTCGCAGATGAAATCCAGCTGATAGCCATCCTGTTTCAACTGGCGTTGATACGCTTCCCAGACTTGCAAGGTGCTTTGCGTTTCCGGGTGCTCATATACGTTTTTATAAACTTGGCCTCGCAGGAGTTCAGACTTGGCGACGCGCACCGAGCCATCGTTATTCAAGCGCGGGCGGCTGAGGAAAACCGTCAGTTGATCCAGCTCTTTGTAGCTAGGCGAGCGTTCTTCTTTTACGGGCAATGGCGAGGCGACTGGCGAAGGCTGGGTCAGTTTGATTTTGGGAGACAGGGCGCCGTTGCCGGTTTTATCGCTGCTGACGGCGCTGCCGACGCTTTTGACGGTATCAACCGCTTGGTTGACTGAGTTGAGCACGGAGCCAAGATCGAAAGCCAGGGCGGCGCTGCAGTTTGTCACAGTGAGAATGAAGCCAAGGGTGGTGGCGGCGCGCATGATGGGTTCTCAGGATGATTGCTGATAGCCACAGTATTCAGACGATATATGAAACAAGCAATGACATTGATATTTTAAAATGCTTTTGGATTGATGGCTGTTGTAAAGATCGCTTATGGCCAGATGCGCGGGCGATGGACTGTGTTTCCTTTCAAGGCACCAATATGGTCGACTCCCAGTCGGCGCCGGCTTGTCGGCGATAGATCCGGCGGTCATGCAGCCTATCCGCCAGCGAAGCGTGGCCGATTTCAACGAATTCAGGCCGCAGCGTCAAAACACACACGCCAGGCGGCGTTTCCACCTGTGCCGGCA
The Chromobacterium sp. IIBBL 290-4 DNA segment above includes these coding regions:
- a CDS encoding MarR family winged helix-turn-helix transcriptional regulator, which translates into the protein MNQTIDRPETEAILDTRAAIEIFFYAYKALTAKPDEILAKRGLARVHHRILFFVARYPKLSVKDLLSFLGVTKQAINIPLRQLMEMGLVCSQAAPHDKRVKQLSLSEEGSRLEDSLHHEQQRLLQIAFGDGGDKATRDWFLINGRLAENALP
- a CDS encoding pseudouridine synthase, coding for MLASGNRKPQYQRDSNGDVNGNVAPLEHERRFGNKNAARPVAEGRGRKAPEGAAKPQQGEPRADAKPRADGKPKQQVLKAKKLRLRSPSQDIKNKAQKLKEVRVDLNEIEPVRLQKALSSSGVGSRREMEEWIEAGLVLVNGKKASLGDKVGPHDKVTVKGDPIKLKWADRLPRVIMYHKEEGEIVTRDDPEGRVTVFDRLPQAKSSRWVAIGRLDVNTSGLLLITTSGELANRMMHPSFEVEREYSVRVLGELTPEIMKEMTKGVELEDGEARFDRIFQTGSQEESANQWFNVVIKEGRNREVRRMFEHFGLTVSRLMRVRFGNIGLPPRLKRGQFYELNAAEVAAVMKWSNLTVTGGKPVKPVRRGSPRKPKAAPRQE
- a CDS encoding NUDIX domain-containing protein, with protein sequence MSMAEGEWLPPQERKMRAAIIIIEGGRLLLMRRVKPDKDYYALPGGNIKKNETPAMACVRETREETGLNVWLGGEVCVLEGNKRTEHVFLAREHRGMLRLGGPELAKLSADNHYELVWLDAAALRQVRLRPKALLPYCLALLEGDGAPLLQA
- the greB gene encoding transcription elongation factor GreB, with the translated sequence MSKAFTREDEEQDDDLPAERRLPASTKNYITPGGWQRLKDELYHLVNRERPEIVQVVNWAASNGDRSENGDYLYGKRRLREIDRRIQFLTKRLEIAEVVDPEAREATDQIFFSASVLIQRGDGNEQRLTIVGVDEIDLPRGRISWISPIARALLKAREGDSVLFRGPDGDEDIEVLEVRYCKID